From the Saccharomycodes ludwigii strain NBRC 1722 chromosome I, whole genome shotgun sequence genome, one window contains:
- a CDS encoding uncharacterized protein (similar to Saccharomyces cerevisiae YGL138C | putative protein of unknown function) produces MLTAVFGNKIPFIINKIAPTQKDYTGVKIMKKHVISNRVSTIEDILSLNFCYKGKLVKSIDIDKHLDKKFKINDWKAPICFYLDDTPQNSYSLRDNTTHLVSHIKTYLTKNKYYKFLFKPKNILNETLKSKSLKNIDKFHCFKVARRKKYSYRDLNIFFPQQWVGGLFYCKQDTALKKLVLNNYLDDNLEMLSINNHDNSGTEKDTDSGNDYKIMCNISIAKPVLPLIADNFRRYWTEYDGLKKNSKHFIDFKYVKIIPYLLTPSIDPDTLNFIPEKNDNGSDDDLSSKFNSLIANTPMDYDMSPFRKLKIVDLLFNNKNSTASKNNNTNTKVLYPKKRDELWFNEINVEEEYDYDALELSKFDQLIQYTLTALNNISKSEKFKEKYFPWNINIDFNKFLNNDKIGLNNNNNGSKSLDNIKHKIISNPKAHLSSTIYEGKKSLVKLGTKFWNQYSSMEDRIVTLILSKLFISELNNLQNKWGSLNITKEYFKY; encoded by the coding sequence ATGTTAACAGCTGTctttggaaataaaataccttttattatcaataaaatagCACCAACGCAAAAGGATTATACAGGTGtaaaaattatgaaaaaacATGTTATTAGTAATAGAGTTTCTACAATTGAAGATATATTaagtttaaatttttgCTATAAGGGGAAGTTAGTTAAAAGTATAGATATTGACAAGCATCTTGATAAGAAGTTCAAAATTAATGACTGGAAAGCACCTATATGCTTTTATTTAGACGATACTCCACAAAATAGTTATTCTTTGCGAGATAATACAACACACCTGGTAAGtcatataaaaacatatcttaccaaaaataaatattacaaGTTCCTATTTAAACCAAAAAACATACTAAACGAGacattaaaatcaaaaagtttaaaaaatattgataaattcCATTGTTTCAAAGTGGCAAGgcgaaaaaaatatagctATAGAGacttaaatatatttttcccACAGCAATGGGTTGgtggtttattttattgtaaaCAGGACACggctttaaaaaaactcGTATTGAACAATTATTTAGATGATAACTTGGAAATGCTCAGCATAAATAATCATGATAATAGTGGGACAGAAAAAGACACTGACAGTGGGAATGATTATAAAATCATGTGTAATATCTCAATTGCCAAACCGGTATTGCCGCTCATTGCAGACAATTTTAGAAGATACTGGACTGAATATGATgggttaaaaaaaaactcaaaGCATTTTATTGATTTCAAATATGTAAAGATAATCCCATACCTTTTGACACCTTCGATTGATCCAGAtacattaaattttataccTGAGAAGAATGATAATGGTAGCGACGATGATCTTTCGTCAAAATTTAATAGTCTCATTGCAAATACACCTATGGATTATGATATGTCACCATTtagaaaattgaaaattgtAGATTTATtgttcaacaacaaaaattcAACCGCttccaaaaataacaatactaatacAAAAGTTTTATATCCCAAAAAAAGAGATGAATTATGGTTTAATGAGATAAATGTTGAAGAGGAGTATGATTATGATGCATTAGAATTGAGTAAGTTTGATCAATTAATTCAATACACTTTAACTGCtttgaataatatttctaaatCTGAAAAATTCAAAGAAAAGTACTTTCCAtggaatataaatatagattttaataaattcttaaataatgataaaattggtttgaacaataacaacaatggtTCCAAATCTTTGGATAACATTAaacataaaattatttcaaaTCCAAAAGCCCATTTAAGTAGCACTATATATGAAGGCAAAAAATCTTTAGTGAAATTGGGCACGAAATTCTGGAACCAATATAGCAGTATGGAAGATAGGATTGTTACCTTGATATTGtctaaattatttattagcgaattaaataatttgcaAAATAAGTGGGGGTCATTGaatataacaaaagaatattttaaGTATTAA
- a CDS encoding transient receptor potential ion channel family protein (similar to Saccharomyces cerevisiae YPL221W | FLC1 | FLavin Carrier (paralog of YGL139W | FLC3)) yields the protein MENSQLAPKTFDVVFDPDDRSLHYSLNLNSEITGYVVALIDVYAYGFKIITKQINPCDIDWKQFCPVTPGEIEVESIQYISEEYVKDIPGIAYTVPDIDAFARVNVVDLSDGDKVIACIQAFFTNGKTVSQIGVKWATAVVAGLGLLVSAMLSAFGNSTAASHISANTMSLFLYFQSVVVVSMQHAQEVPPIAAAWAENLAWSMGLIRITFMQKIFRWYVQSTGGNPSLYLTSTTISILVQRGWNAFKNSELMKRASQIILYGNSNVLIFRGIRRMAYQMHIENTSVVVTGFTFFVLCGYVLAGFIIFCKSCIELSIRAGWLRNTRFLGFRSNWRNVLKGALLRYVYIGFTQLTILSFWEFLERDSPAVIVIACLFIVLTCGLMLWASFRTIYFARVSVQQHSNPAAILYGDEVVLNKYGFFYTMFSARFYYWGCVVLCYNLVKAAFTSFSQQSGQTQALAIFIIDLVYFIILIVYQPYLDRVTNIFSIFITTVTLINSFLFMFFSGLFKQPRSVASIMGWVFFILNAAFSFVLLILIIVYTCLVIFSKNPDLRFKPAKDDRTSFQRNASTNGPIDNTIAAELLALGNAAKDHEENWEDELYKGQKSEKGSTPYENSTNVFSGEVASSANENLLGLSNNITDELNDSSSNDNGVMENDHTNDTSSYSPGEDFDEKNLRSNSGKRQSKGLKGRLFSLTKKFKKSSNTSSRYSDDGRPVTQLTDNSISGNIRPQSEANNGLMSSYRTSEQLDDGFEFMDNPNALEERGKPFINYNDASGDFNTNSRSVQREDSMHSFYANNHEPGKTDLV from the coding sequence ATGGAAAATTCTCAGTTAGCTCCTAAAACATTTGATGTTGTTTTCGATCCAGACGATAGATCTCTTCATTATTCCTTGAATCTAAACTCTGAAATTACTGGGTATGTTGTAGCATTAATCGATGTTTATGCTTATggctttaaaattattactaaGCAGATTAACCCATGTGATATTGATTGGAAACAATTTTGCCCAGTGACTCCTGGTGAAATTGAAGTAGAATCTATTCAATATATTTCTGAAGAATATGTCAAGGACATACCTGGTATTGCATATACCGTTCCTGATATTGATGCATTTGCCCGTGTTAATGTTGTTGATTTAAGTGATGGAGATAAAGTTATTGCATGCATTCAAGCTTTTTTTACAAACGGTAAAACTGTTTCGCAAATTGGTGTCAAATGGGCTACGGCCGTTGTTGCTGGGCTAGGGTTATTAGTTTCTGCTATGTTGAGTGCCTTTGGTAATTCAACAGCTGCCTCTCATATTTCTGCCAATACGATGTCtttatttctatattttcaaagtgttgttgttgtttctATGCAGCATGCCCAGGAAGTTCCACCTATTGCAGCTGCTTGGGCAGAAAATTTAGCCTGGTCAATGGGATTGATAAGAATCACTTTTAtgcaaaaaatttttaggTGGTATGTTCAATCCACTGGGGGTAACCCTAGTCTATATTTGACCTCTACTACCATTTCTATTTTGGTTCAAAGAGGTTGGAACGCGTTTAAAAATAGCGAATTAATGAAGAGGGCCAGCCagattattttatatggGAACAGTAATGTATTAATTTTCAGAGGCATAAGAAGGATGGCCTATCAAATGCATATTGAAAATACAAGCGTTGTCGTTACCGGTTTCACGTTTTTTGTGTTATGTGGCTATGTTTTAGCAggctttattattttttgcaaGTCATGTATCGAATTAAGTATTAGGGCCGGTTGGCTAAGAAACACTAGATTTCTGGGTTTCAGGAGTAATTGGAGAAATGTTTTGAAGGGTGCCTTGCTAAGATATGTTTATATTGGGTTTACGCAATTAAccattttatctttttggGAATTTTTGGAACGTGATTCCCCAGccgttattgttattgcctgtttgtttattgttttaaCGTGTGGACTAATGCTATGGGCCAGTTTTAGAACTATATATTTTGCCAGAGTTTCTGTTCAACAACATAGTAACCCAGCTGCTATTTTATATGGTGACGAAGTTGTTTTAAACAAGTACGGGTTTTTCTATACAATGTTTTCTGCcagattttattattgggGCTGTGTTGTTTTGTGCTATAATTTAGTTAAAGCTGCTTTCACCAGTTTTTCTCAGCAAAGTGGACAAACCCAAGCTTTggctatttttattattgatttggtttattttattattttaattgtttatcAGCCATATTTGGACCGAGTGACCAATATCTTCAGTATTTTTATCACCACAGTTACATTGATTAactcatttttatttatgtttttcaGTGGGTTGTTTAAGCAACCACGTTCAGTTGCTTCTATTATGGGGtgggttttttttattttaaatgcGGCCTTTTCGTTTGTgttattgattttgattataGTTTACACTTGCTTGGTTATATTTTCCAAGAATCCAGATTTAAGATTCAAGCCGGCTAAAGATGATAGAACATCTTTCCAAAGAAATGCCTCCACCAATGGTCCAATTGACAATACTATTGCTGCTGAATTGTTGGCATTGGGTAATGCAGCTAAAGACCACGAGGAGAATTGGGAGGATGAATTGTACAAGGGTCAAAAGAGTGAAAAGGGATCGACACCTTATGAGAATTCCACAAATGTTTTCTCTGGTGAAGTTGCCAGTAGTGCGAATGAAAATTTGCTTGGTTTGtccaataatattacaGACGAATTAAATGATTCATCGTCGAATGACAATGGGGTTATGGAAAATGATCATACCAACGATACATCTTCATATTCTCCAGGTGAAGattttgatgaaaaaaatttacggTCAAATTCTGGTAAGCGCCAATCCAAGGGTCTAAAGGGAAGATTGTTTTCATTGAcgaaaaaatttaaaaagagtTCAAATACAAGTTCTAGGTATAGTGATGATGGGAGGCCCGTAACACAGTTGACAGATAATTCCATAAGTGGTAATATAAGACCACAATCAGAAGCCAATAATGGGTTGATGAGTTCTTATAGAACTAGTGAACAGTTAGATGATGGGTTTGAGTTTATGGATAATCCTAATGCTCTTGAAGAAAGAGGGAAACCctttataaattataatgatGCAAGTGGTGATTTTAACACTAATTCAAGATCTGTGCAAAGAGAGGATAGTATGCATTCGTTTTATGCGAATAATCATGAACCAGGAAAAACGGATTTGGTCTGA
- a CDS encoding uncharacterized protein (similar to Saccharomyces cerevisiae YBL022C | PIM1 | Proteolysis In Mitochondria): MPDNKEPPDSQILELTSFPVISLYKYNRLITLPGSIYKFKIPKKKFIKSIFQVYKSQPNFRKNLVLKKISIEGSSSNDDISVISSSTMCNLLSFDHNYRIKGSNNKEELPLYMILIPNFLSPSIIDTTNNNASNANWFSGSVCEIVGCVIKDEDLVVSFKSIARSRVQINSALNFNDSLIHSDKTLIDIGAKNQNDENLKYLPGFLNDLHTIDLRITKFCANFKKSLNGKNHNDSLYLLSPLCNILYIDFTRPQFVKFWGLVLKYKDESYSKKNLSSVLEVIDLIITRLPTTQTQKYLMLQAFNINEKWATFHKIVGEDFVHTLQNIMDAVKYVETTYREKLTRLEKTRLIASQLKGLKICLDDVKGISHNAKPVRLVKFTTNSTNTSNNYNTRNPEKEEEENDDNDDNANDADNELHKFMKNVDRLGIHPDGIKLLQKDYRRLKRMNPQTAEYNQLRNYFDIITDIPFGTNYYDSKVSGAKYELKFNLNKYKRQLDAAHYGLNQVKRRILEYLCIYQLTGNDKTSKHDETRPVILLLDGPPGVGKTSIGKSIANILGRKFQRISLGGIYNESEIRGHRRTYVGSMNGLIVNALRKSNCMNPVILLDEVDKVLSRKSGRGSSNVGSNGDPSAALLEVLDPEQNNSFIDHYVGFPIDLSQIVFICTSNDMHEIPAPLLDRMEVIELSGYTFDEKRNIGEKFLLPKQIKLNGLHRLNCKNGCTDNRAYVKLDCGSWEMLIYNYTREAGVRNLERKLATIVRYIIFQELVDNTQTSTKINKTVTITPKRLVQILGEPENINFLNQLVTKYDKNNGELLGVVNGLSYNNDGSGSVLVFEIVKTGENEGESGPTIFTTGNLGSILQESIDVGNSLIQSLLYNKSIPMEPFGSNYLNSKFHLHVPEGAISKDGPSAGMCITLGLLSHLLKKKVDRKICMTGEITLTGKILPIGGLKEKLYGASVNKMKIVMVPIDNKNDLKNLCRDNDWCAGTDILELQLIKKNLELDVFYISTIYDAIGIVWGKDIQIVTTGDNPIPKFTHIRPDSVTDNVSLL, translated from the coding sequence atgCCTGACAATAAAGAACCACCCGATAGTCAAATTTTAGAACTAACTTCATTCCCAGTAATTTCATTGTATAAATACAACAGGTTGATTACCTTACCGGGGTCGATTTATAAGTTCAAGATCcccaaaaagaaatttataaaatcaatattCCAAGTTTACAAGTCACAGCCAAACTTCCGAAAAAATCTTGTTCTAAAGAAAATCAGTATTGAAGGCTCCAGTAGTAATGATGATATCTCTGTAATTAGTTCCAGTACCATGTGTAATCTTCTAAGCTTTGATCATAATTATCGGATCAAGGggtctaataataaagaagaacTTCCGTTATATATGATATTGATACCAAATTTTCTATCCCCTTCTATTATTGATACTACTAACAACAATGCTTCCAATGCTAATTGGTTTTCAGGTTCTGTCTGTGAGATTGTTGGTTGTGTTATCAAAGATGAAGATTTAGTTGTTTCGTTTAAATCGATAGCCAGAAGTCGGGTCCAAATTAATTCAGCTCTTAATTTCAATGATAGTCTAATCCATAGTGATAAAACACTAATCGATATTGGCGctaaaaatcaaaatgatgaaaatttaaaatatttacctGGGTTCTTGAATGACTTACATACTATTGATTTAAGGATAACTAAGTTTTGTGCTAATTTCAAGAAATCTTTAAATGGGAAAAATCATAATGATAGCCTATATTTACTTTCGCCCTTGTGCAACATCTTGTATATTGATTTCACAAGACCTCAGTTTGTCAAATTTTGGGGATTAGTATTAAAATACAAGGATGAATcctattcaaaaaaaaacttatcTAGCGTTTTAGAAGTAAttgatttaataattaCTAGGCTACCTACAACACAAACACAGAAATACTTAATGCTACAGGCTTTTAACATCAATGAAAAATGGGCTACTTTCCACAAAATTGTCGGTGAAGATTTTGTTCATActttacaaaatattatgGATGCTGTGAAATATGTCGAAACAACATATAGAGAAAAGTTAACTAGGTTGGAAAAAACTAGACTTATCGCTAGTCAATTGAAGGGCCTAAAAATCTGCTTAGATGATGTGAAAGGTATTAGTCACAATGCGAAACCAGTGAGACTAGTTAAATTTACTACTAATTCTACTAATACatctaataattataacacTCGAAATCctgaaaaagaagaagaagaaaatgatgataatgatgataatgctAATGACGCGGACAATGAACTTCATAAATTTATGAAAAATGTCGATAGGTTAGGTATTCATCCAGATGGTATAAAACTTTTGCAAAAAGACTACAGAAGGTTGAAAAGAATGAATCCACAAACTGCTGAGTATAATCAATtaagaaattattttgaCATCATCACGGATATCCCATTTGGCACGAATTATTATGATAGTAAAGTGTCTGGTGCTAAATATGAGTTAAAGTTTAatctaaataaatacaagAGACAATTGGATGCTGCCCACTATGGATTAAATCAGGTTAAAAGGAGAATCTTAGAGTATTTATGTATTTATCAATTAACCGGCAATGACAAAACCAGTAAACATGATGAAACGAGACCTGTTATATTGCTATTAGATGGACCACCTGGAGTTGGCAAAACGTCAATCGGTAAATCTATTGCGAACATATTGGGAAGGAAATTTCAGCGAATATCTTTGGGTGGCATTTACAATGAAAGTGAGATCAGAGGCCACAGAAGAACATATGTGGGCAGTATGAATGGCCTAATAGTCAATGCTTTACGAAAAAGCAACTGTATGAACCCAGTGATATTACTAGACGAGGTAGATAAGGTTTTGTCTAGGAAATCTGGTAGGGGCAGTAGCAATGTAGGATCGAACGGTGATCCTTCAGCTGCATTGTTGGAGGTTTTGGATCCTGAACAGAATAATAGCTTTATTGATCACTATGTTGGATTTCCTATTGATTTATCCCAAATCGTTTTTATATGTACGTCTAATGATATGCATGAAATACCAGCTCCCTTGTTGGATAGAATGGAGGTTATTGAGCTATCAGGTTACACTTTTGATGAAAAACGCAATATTGGcgaaaaatttttattaccaaaACAAATCAAGCTAAATGGTCTACATAGATTGAACTGTAAAAATGGCTGTACTGATAACCGGGCTTACGTTAAATTGGATTGTGGGTCTTGGGAAATgctaatatataattatacaaGAGAAGCTGGTGTTCGCAACTTGGAAAGAAAATTGGCAACTATAGTaagatatattattttccaagAACTTGTTGATAATACACAAACctcaacaaaaattaacaagACTGTAACAATAACACCTAAAAGATTGGTTCAGATATTAGGCGAACctgaaaatataaattttttaaatcaattgGTCACTAAATATGATAAGAACAACGGCGAATTATTGGGCGTTGTAAATGGATTGTCTTATAATAACGACGGTAGTGGTTCTGTGTTGGTATTTGAAATAGTTAAAACAGGAGAAAATGAAGGGGAATCGGGGCCTACAATTTTTACTACAGGTAATTTAGGATCCATCTTACAAGAGTCCATTGATGTGGGCAATAGTTTAATACAGTCATTATTGTATAACAAGAGCATTCCAATGGAGCCATTTGGATCCAACTATTTAAACTCCAAGTTCCATTTACATGTTCCTGAGGGGGCTATCAGCAAAGATGGCCCTAGTGCTGGAATGTGCATTACCTTGGGTCTATTATCgcatttattaaaaaaaaaagttgataGGAAAATATGTATGACAGGTGAAATCACACTAACTGGTAAGATATTACCTATTGGAGGATTAAAGGAGAAATTGTATGGTGCATCcgtaaataaaatgaaaatagtTATGGTTCCAATTGATAATAAgaatgatttaaaaaatttgtgtAGAGATAATGATTGGTGTGCTGGTACTGATATACTTGAATTGCAACTcattaaaaagaatttaGAATTGGATGTGTTCTACATTAGTACAATATATGATGCTATTGGTATTGTTTGGGGCAAGGACATTCAAATAGTTACAACTGGTGATAATCCTATTCCCAAATTTACCCATATTAGGCCCGATTCTGTTACTGATAATGTATCTTTGTTATAG